Proteins encoded by one window of Vibrio rumoiensis:
- the pepN gene encoding aminopeptidase N — protein MSHQPQAKYRKDYTSPDFTISDLDLTFDLFDEDTTVTAVSKVIKQKDNSTLTLDGEHMELAGIQVDGVEWLAYELSDTHLHIHDLPKEFELTIVTKVNPSANTALEGLYKSGGAFCTQCEAEGFRRITYFLDRPDVLAKYTTTVIADKATNPYLLSNGNRVDSGDLENGRHWVKWSDPHPKPSYLFALVAGEFDVLRDQYTTMSGRKVDLEIFVDQGNLDRAPHAMTSLINAMKWDEERFGLEYDLDIYMIVAVDFFNMGAMENKGLNVFNSKYVLANDQTATDTDYLGIEAVIGHEYFHNWTGNRITCRDWFQLSLKEGLTVFRDQEFSSDLGSRAVNRINNVRIIRGPQFAEDASPMSHPIRPEKVIEMNNFYTLTVYEKGSEVIRMIHTLLGEDKFQKGMKLYVERHDGTAATCDDFVAAMEDASGVDLQQFRLWYSQSGTPQVKAVTAYDRQKQTFTLTLTQSTAPTLDQPEKQALHIPMNVELYAQDGSIIPMIIDGQAVGNVLNFTQDEQSFVFENVLEQPVLSLLREFSAPIKLEYDYSDEELMFLMVKAQNEFACWDAGQNLIAKYLRQNIAAFQNGLELSLPQSVLDAFKGILLSETLEPAFIAEMLTLPSQNEVAGWFKPVDVDAIAEALGFMKRAIAADLEEELKAIYHNLKQETYSVQHDCIGKRALRNTCLSYLAVTDEGEELVSAQYQSANNMTDTMAAMSAANQAQLSCRETLMKDFSDKWSHDGLVMDKWFMLQGTNPASNALDVIKQTMSHSAFSLKNPNRTRSLVGAFFGQNPVNFHAIDGSGYQFASEILTTLNESNPQVASRMIDPLLKYRQYDETRQAMIRTELEKLSTLENLAKDLYEKINKALEA, from the coding sequence ATGAGTCACCAGCCACAAGCAAAATACCGTAAAGATTATACTTCTCCAGATTTTACGATTAGCGATCTTGATTTAACATTTGATTTATTCGATGAAGACACAACAGTTACCGCTGTCTCTAAAGTAATCAAGCAAAAAGATAACTCGACGCTTACCTTAGACGGTGAACACATGGAGTTGGCTGGTATTCAAGTTGATGGAGTGGAGTGGTTAGCTTATGAGCTTTCTGATACTCATCTTCATATTCATGATTTACCGAAAGAATTTGAATTAACTATTGTCACTAAGGTTAACCCATCCGCGAATACGGCACTTGAAGGATTGTATAAATCTGGTGGTGCATTCTGCACGCAATGTGAAGCTGAAGGTTTCCGACGTATTACTTATTTTCTTGACCGCCCTGACGTCTTAGCAAAATACACCACCACCGTGATTGCTGATAAAGCGACCAATCCTTACTTGTTGAGTAATGGTAACCGAGTGGATAGCGGCGATCTTGAAAACGGTCGTCATTGGGTGAAGTGGTCTGATCCGCATCCAAAACCATCGTATTTATTTGCTTTAGTTGCTGGGGAGTTTGATGTCTTAAGAGATCAATATACGACAATGTCAGGTCGTAAAGTGGACTTAGAAATCTTTGTTGATCAAGGTAATTTAGATCGTGCACCCCATGCGATGACATCTTTAATCAATGCGATGAAGTGGGATGAAGAGCGCTTTGGTTTAGAGTACGACCTTGATATTTACATGATTGTTGCTGTTGATTTCTTCAATATGGGCGCAATGGAAAATAAAGGATTGAATGTCTTTAACTCTAAATACGTATTAGCAAATGACCAAACTGCAACGGATACTGACTATTTAGGCATTGAGGCGGTGATTGGTCACGAGTATTTCCATAATTGGACCGGTAATAGAATTACTTGTCGAGATTGGTTCCAACTTAGCCTGAAAGAGGGCTTAACGGTATTTCGTGATCAAGAGTTTTCTTCTGATCTAGGCTCGCGCGCGGTAAATCGAATTAATAACGTTCGTATTATACGTGGCCCGCAATTTGCTGAAGATGCTAGCCCAATGTCACACCCAATTCGCCCTGAAAAAGTAATAGAAATGAATAACTTCTATACTTTGACAGTCTATGAAAAAGGCAGTGAAGTGATCCGCATGATTCACACATTGCTAGGTGAAGATAAATTCCAAAAAGGCATGAAACTTTATGTCGAGCGCCATGATGGAACGGCGGCGACTTGCGATGATTTTGTCGCGGCAATGGAAGATGCTTCTGGCGTTGATTTACAACAATTCCGTTTGTGGTATAGCCAATCTGGTACGCCACAAGTAAAAGCGGTCACTGCCTATGATCGACAAAAGCAAACTTTTACATTAACCCTAACTCAAAGTACTGCTCCGACATTAGATCAACCGGAAAAACAAGCATTACATATACCAATGAATGTTGAATTATATGCTCAAGATGGCAGCATTATTCCGATGATCATTGATGGACAAGCGGTCGGTAATGTCTTGAATTTCACGCAAGATGAACAAAGTTTTGTGTTTGAGAATGTGCTAGAACAACCGGTGCTTTCATTATTACGTGAATTTTCGGCGCCAATAAAGTTGGAATATGATTATTCTGATGAGGAGCTCATGTTCCTTATGGTTAAAGCTCAGAATGAATTTGCGTGTTGGGATGCTGGACAAAATTTGATTGCTAAATACTTACGTCAGAATATTGCGGCTTTCCAAAATGGGTTAGAGTTGTCTTTACCTCAATCGGTGCTCGATGCCTTTAAAGGGATATTACTAAGTGAGACTTTAGAACCTGCCTTTATCGCTGAAATGTTAACTTTGCCGAGTCAAAATGAAGTAGCCGGTTGGTTTAAACCTGTTGATGTGGATGCTATCGCGGAAGCACTTGGCTTTATGAAACGTGCAATTGCCGCTGATCTCGAGGAAGAATTAAAGGCGATCTATCATAACCTGAAACAAGAAACGTATTCAGTTCAACATGATTGCATTGGCAAACGTGCATTGCGCAATACATGTTTGTCTTATTTAGCCGTCACCGATGAAGGTGAAGAATTAGTTTCAGCGCAATATCAATCTGCCAATAATATGACAGATACGATGGCCGCCATGAGCGCCGCTAACCAAGCACAATTATCATGTCGTGAAACGTTAATGAAAGATTTCAGTGATAAGTGGAGCCATGATGGATTGGTGATGGATAAATGGTTCATGTTGCAAGGAACAAATCCTGCGAGCAATGCTTTAGATGTGATTAAGCAGACGATGTCTCACTCTGCATTTAGCCTAAAAAATCCTAATAGGACACGAAGCTTAGTAGGGGCTTTCTTTGGGCAAAACCCAGTGAATTTCCATGCTATCGATGGTTCGGGTTATCAATTTGCCAGTGAGATTTTAACCACATTAAATGAAAGTAACCCTCAAGTTGCTTCTCGTATGATTGACCCTTTATTGAAATATCGCCAATACGATGAGACTCGCCAAGCGATGATTCGTACTGAGTTAGAAAAATTATCGACTCTTGAAAATTTAGCGAAAGATCTCTATGAGAAAATCAACAAAGCGCTAGAAGCATAA
- a CDS encoding NAD-glutamate dehydrogenase — MPTSEKVIPVLLEKVYQLIQDKLETKAQPLVSKLAEHLYSNISQDDLFQRNESDLYGAVVSLWHHILEKDASKVSVRVFNPTLSRQGWQSTHTVVEVVVPDSAFLVDSIKMALTRQGFTSHFMANGPTQIERVNGDIASINEGKGEMQSLFHIEIDRVNDKERMIALKQELLTVLKDTRLVVEDWHSMTKQINTVIQDIESNRGNIPIEAERMEEGLAFLRWLGEHNFTFMGYKEFDLNPTEGDFELVPSDSPALGLFTQPHRIRSHKLSDFIESARLEARKPELLILTKGSSASTIHRPAHTDYIGIKKFDKKGNVIGEHRFIGLYTSAVYNQSVESIPLIRDKVIRILNASGYLKGSYSWKALHNILENYPRDELLQAKESELLEVGMGVVQMQDRDLLRLFVRKDPFGRFFSCMVYVTKERYNTELRFKTQQIFKNYFKSDQDVEFTTFFSESPLARTHYIVRVDNNNQDINVKSIERNLMEASSSWDDRLSQSIMSNFGENQGTALAKAYQNAFPRSYKEDTLAGGTAVADIEQLESLNEHNKLGMLFYRPQEERADSKAVRLKLYHRDEPIHLSDVMPMLENLGLRVIGESPYEIEKADGTVFWILDFSMLHRGDQKVDLREARERFQQAFAAIWSGDLESDGFNRLILSAGLTGREVTILRSYARYMRQVGFPFSQQYIEDTLSNHPKLAQALVALFVKRFDPKVKARAKAEDKLVVSIKEQLEKVESLDDDRIIRRYMEMILATIRTNFYQTDENGIEKPWLSLKLMPRNIPEIPAPVPEFEIFVYAPDVEGVHLRAGKVARGGLRWSDRQEDFRTEILGLVKAQQVKNTVIVPVGAKGGFVCKRQQNFTTRDEIFAEGQRCYKRFIRALLDVSDNIIEGQIVPPTNVVRHDADDAYLVVAADKGTATFSDIANSVSAEYNFWLGDAFASGGSNGYDHKAMGITAKGGWESVKRHFREMGINCQTTDFTCIAIGDMAGDVFGNGMLLSKHIRLQAAFNHMHIFIDPNPDSAKSWLERDRLFKLPRSSWEDYDQSLISQGGGIFSRRSKSISLTPEIQKMVGTQKQSVTPTELIKLLLKMNVDLLWNGGIGTYIKASSENHTDVGDRANDSLRIDGQEVRAKVIGEGGNLGMTQLGRIEYALSGGRVNTDFVDNVGGVDCSDNEVNIKIFLNTLVSNGDLTLKQRNEVLNSMEEEIGEIVLEDAYCQSESISVSEYQGTAQVKEQIRFIHALEKLGKLDRVLEYIPDDETLLEREKQGKGLTRPELSVLIAYAKMVLKEQLACDEIANDPFNAQLLTNYFPTKLRRNYSAHMDAHPLRQEIIATSLANQMVNEMGCNFVSRLHDETGASVIDITNAYVASRVIFSADSMFDQVRGLDNTATAAVQYELLMSLRRILRRSSRWLLRNRMLKLSVNEIIEHYQADVIAVQTGVDDYLVKDEVKEHNQQAQSWIKQGVSAELANKISRLTSLYSALDISTVATECKVSIDQTAKMYFTLGDRLSLHWFLNQINNQPIDNHWQALARATFREDLDWQQRQLTLQVLSCVDQEKKDWKVENSLNEWIESNQISLDRWESILNEFKVGSAHEFAKFSVALRELMLLNLNCAANQ, encoded by the coding sequence ATGCCAACGAGTGAAAAAGTCATCCCTGTATTACTTGAAAAGGTGTATCAACTTATACAGGATAAACTAGAAACAAAAGCTCAGCCTTTAGTCAGCAAGTTAGCTGAACATCTATACAGTAATATTTCGCAGGATGATCTGTTTCAAAGGAATGAATCCGATCTCTATGGTGCGGTTGTCAGCTTGTGGCATCACATCCTAGAAAAAGATGCCAGTAAAGTGTCCGTCAGAGTGTTTAACCCTACATTGAGTCGCCAAGGTTGGCAGTCAACTCATACTGTTGTTGAAGTAGTGGTTCCTGATTCTGCATTTTTGGTCGACTCAATTAAAATGGCATTAACTCGCCAAGGATTTACGAGCCACTTTATGGCAAACGGTCCGACACAGATTGAAAGGGTCAATGGGGATATAGCCTCAATTAATGAGGGTAAAGGGGAGATGCAATCTCTTTTCCATATTGAAATTGATCGTGTTAATGATAAAGAGCGCATGATTGCTCTGAAACAAGAATTGCTAACGGTATTAAAAGACACGAGATTAGTTGTAGAAGACTGGCATTCTATGACAAAACAAATTAATACCGTTATTCAAGATATTGAATCAAATCGTGGCAATATCCCAATTGAAGCGGAAAGAATGGAGGAAGGGTTAGCATTTTTACGTTGGCTAGGTGAGCATAACTTTACTTTCATGGGATACAAAGAGTTTGATCTTAACCCGACGGAAGGAGATTTTGAGCTAGTGCCATCTGACTCACCAGCATTGGGCTTATTTACACAACCCCACCGTATTCGCAGCCATAAATTGTCAGATTTTATTGAGTCGGCAAGATTAGAAGCTAGAAAACCTGAGTTGCTTATTTTGACCAAAGGAAGCAGTGCTTCAACCATTCATAGACCTGCACATACCGACTATATTGGGATCAAAAAGTTCGATAAGAAAGGTAATGTGATCGGTGAGCACCGATTTATAGGCCTTTATACTTCAGCAGTTTATAACCAAAGTGTGGAAAGTATCCCTTTGATCCGCGATAAAGTGATTCGGATCCTAAATGCCAGTGGTTACTTAAAAGGATCGTATTCCTGGAAGGCTCTACATAATATTTTAGAAAATTACCCTCGCGATGAACTACTCCAAGCGAAAGAATCTGAATTGCTTGAAGTGGGTATGGGGGTTGTGCAAATGCAAGACCGTGACCTATTACGCTTGTTTGTTCGCAAAGACCCATTTGGCCGTTTTTTTAGTTGTATGGTGTATGTAACGAAAGAACGCTACAACACGGAGTTACGTTTTAAAACTCAGCAAATTTTTAAAAATTACTTTAAAAGTGATCAAGATGTTGAGTTTACAACGTTTTTTTCAGAAAGCCCGCTGGCTAGAACTCATTATATCGTGCGTGTTGATAATAATAATCAAGACATCAATGTTAAGAGCATCGAGAGGAATCTAATGGAAGCATCTTCATCTTGGGATGATCGCCTTTCTCAATCTATCATGAGTAATTTTGGCGAGAACCAAGGAACAGCATTAGCAAAAGCATACCAAAATGCCTTTCCTCGTTCATACAAAGAAGACACTTTAGCCGGTGGTACAGCGGTCGCGGATATCGAGCAGCTTGAGTCCTTAAATGAACACAATAAATTAGGCATGTTGTTTTATCGCCCGCAAGAAGAAAGGGCTGACTCAAAAGCGGTGCGTTTAAAATTGTATCATCGTGATGAGCCAATTCACCTTTCTGATGTTATGCCTATGCTTGAAAATCTTGGGCTAAGAGTGATCGGCGAATCCCCATACGAGATCGAAAAAGCCGATGGCACAGTATTTTGGATCTTAGATTTCTCTATGCTACACCGTGGCGACCAAAAGGTTGATTTACGTGAAGCAAGGGAGCGTTTTCAACAAGCCTTTGCGGCTATTTGGTCTGGTGATCTTGAGAGTGATGGCTTTAACCGATTGATTCTTTCGGCAGGTTTAACTGGAAGAGAAGTGACCATTCTTCGTAGTTATGCGCGCTATATGCGTCAAGTTGGTTTTCCATTCAGTCAACAATACATTGAAGATACACTCTCTAACCATCCTAAATTAGCACAAGCTTTAGTTGCTTTATTTGTAAAACGCTTTGATCCAAAAGTGAAGGCCAGAGCAAAAGCGGAAGATAAACTGGTTGTATCGATTAAAGAGCAACTTGAAAAAGTAGAAAGTTTAGATGATGACCGTATTATTCGTCGCTACATGGAAATGATCCTGGCAACTATCAGAACTAATTTCTATCAGACGGATGAAAATGGCATCGAGAAGCCTTGGCTATCGCTTAAATTAATGCCACGTAATATTCCAGAAATTCCCGCACCAGTGCCTGAATTTGAAATTTTTGTTTATGCGCCGGATGTTGAAGGTGTGCATTTACGCGCAGGTAAAGTGGCACGCGGTGGGTTACGTTGGTCAGATCGTCAAGAAGATTTCCGAACCGAGATTTTAGGGTTAGTTAAAGCGCAACAAGTGAAAAACACGGTTATCGTTCCTGTAGGGGCGAAAGGCGGTTTTGTGTGTAAACGTCAGCAAAATTTCACAACAAGAGATGAGATTTTTGCGGAAGGACAACGTTGTTATAAACGTTTCATTCGTGCTTTGCTCGATGTTTCCGATAATATTATTGAAGGACAAATTGTTCCTCCAACGAATGTTGTTCGACATGATGCCGATGATGCGTACCTTGTGGTTGCGGCTGATAAAGGCACGGCAACATTCTCTGATATTGCGAACTCAGTTTCGGCTGAATATAACTTTTGGCTAGGGGATGCATTTGCGTCTGGTGGTTCAAATGGTTATGACCATAAAGCCATGGGGATCACCGCAAAAGGCGGATGGGAATCAGTAAAACGACATTTCCGTGAAATGGGAATTAATTGTCAAACAACAGATTTTACCTGTATTGCGATTGGTGATATGGCGGGGGATGTGTTTGGTAACGGTATGTTGTTATCGAAACATATTCGATTACAAGCCGCTTTCAATCACATGCATATCTTCATTGATCCAAATCCTGATTCCGCTAAGAGCTGGCTTGAAAGAGATCGCTTGTTTAAGTTACCAAGATCGAGCTGGGAGGATTATGATCAATCCTTGATATCGCAAGGTGGTGGGATCTTCTCGCGCCGTTCTAAATCGATCTCGCTAACGCCTGAGATCCAAAAGATGGTGGGGACACAGAAACAATCCGTTACGCCAACCGAATTGATCAAATTACTATTGAAAATGAATGTTGATCTACTTTGGAACGGTGGTATTGGCACGTATATTAAAGCGTCGAGTGAAAATCATACTGATGTGGGTGATAGAGCCAATGATAGTCTGCGTATTGATGGTCAAGAGGTACGAGCGAAAGTCATTGGGGAAGGCGGAAACTTAGGGATGACGCAGTTAGGTCGTATTGAATATGCCTTGTCTGGCGGCCGTGTGAATACCGATTTTGTTGATAATGTTGGTGGTGTTGACTGCTCTGATAATGAAGTGAACATTAAGATCTTTTTAAATACACTCGTGAGTAATGGTGATCTCACACTTAAGCAACGTAATGAAGTGCTTAATAGTATGGAAGAAGAGATCGGAGAGATTGTACTGGAAGATGCATATTGCCAATCCGAATCTATTTCGGTGAGTGAATATCAAGGAACTGCGCAAGTTAAAGAGCAGATTCGTTTTATCCATGCATTAGAAAAGCTAGGTAAATTGGATCGAGTACTAGAGTATATCCCAGATGATGAAACACTATTGGAAAGGGAAAAGCAGGGTAAAGGACTCACTCGGCCTGAGCTTTCAGTATTGATTGCTTACGCTAAAATGGTACTGAAAGAACAACTTGCATGTGATGAAATTGCTAATGATCCATTTAATGCACAATTATTAACGAATTATTTCCCAACCAAGTTACGCCGTAACTACAGTGCTCACATGGATGCGCATCCATTGAGACAAGAGATTATTGCGACCTCACTTGCCAACCAAATGGTTAATGAAATGGGCTGTAATTTCGTATCACGTTTGCATGATGAAACAGGAGCAAGTGTCATTGATATTACCAATGCTTATGTGGCATCAAGAGTGATTTTTTCTGCCGATTCAATGTTTGATCAAGTGCGGGGCCTTGATAATACCGCGACGGCCGCAGTTCAATATGAATTATTGATGTCTTTACGTCGTATCTTACGCCGCTCATCTCGTTGGTTATTGAGAAATCGCATGCTGAAATTGAGTGTTAATGAAATCATTGAGCACTATCAAGCGGATGTAATAGCAGTACAAACGGGTGTGGATGATTACTTAGTAAAAGACGAAGTGAAGGAGCATAACCAGCAAGCACAATCTTGGATAAAACAGGGGGTGAGTGCAGAATTAGCGAATAAGATTTCTCGCTTAACAAGCTTATATTCTGCGTTGGATATTTCGACGGTTGCGACAGAATGTAAAGTCTCTATCGATCAAACCGCTAAGATGTATTTCACTTTAGGGGATCGACTATCATTGCACTGGTTCTTGAATCAAATCAATAACCAACCTATTGATAATCACTGGCAAGCCTTAGCGAGAGCGACATTCCGTGAAGATCTGGATTGGCAGCAGCGTCAATTAACGCTACAAGTTCTGTCATGTGTCGATCAAGAAAAGAAAGATTGGAAAGTGGAGAATTCACTGAATGAGTGGATCGAATCCAACCAAATTTCATTAGATCGTTGGGAGAGTATTTTGAATGAATTCAAAGTCGGTTCTGCACATGAATTTGCTAAGTTCTCGGTCGCATTGCGTGAATTGATGCTATTGAACTTAAATTGTGCAGCAAACCAGTAA